The Pan troglodytes isolate AG18354 chromosome 1, NHGRI_mPanTro3-v2.0_pri, whole genome shotgun sequence genome includes a region encoding these proteins:
- the H2BC20 gene encoding LOW QUALITY PROTEIN: histone H2B type 2-E (The sequence of the model RefSeq protein was modified relative to this genomic sequence to represent the inferred CDS: inserted 1 base in 1 codon), translating into MPEPAKFAPPPKKGSKKAFTKAQKKDGKKRKRSRKESYSIYVYKVLKQVHPDTGIWCKAMGIMNSFLNDIFERIAGEASRLAHYNKRSTITSXEIQTAVRLLLPGELAKHAVSEGTKAVTKYASSK; encoded by the exons ATGCCTGAGCCTGCAAAGTTCGCGCCGCCTCCCAAGAAGGGCTCCAAGAAAGCCTTCACCAAAGCCCAGAAGAAAGACGGCAAGAAGCGCAAGCGCAGCCGCAAGGAGAGCTACTCCATCTACGTGTACAAGGTGCTGAAGCAGGTCCACCCCGACACCGGCATCTGGTGCAAGGCCATGGGCATCATGAACTCCTTCCTCAACGACATCTTCGAGCGCATCGCGGGAGAGGCGTCCCGCCTGGCGCACTACAACAAGCGCTCCACCATCACGT CGGAGATCCAGACGGCCGTGCGCCTGCTGCTGCCCGGCGAGCTGGCCAAGCACGCCGTGTCCGAGGGCACCAAGGCGGTCACCAAGTACGCCAGCTCCAAGTGA
- the H2AC19 gene encoding histone H2A type 2-A: MSGRGKQGGKARAKAKSRSSRAGLQFPVGRVHRLLRKGNYAERVGAGAPVYMAAVLEYLTAEILELAGNAARDNKKTRIIPRHLQLAIRNDEELNKLLGKVTIAQGGVLPNIQAVLLPKKTESHHKAKGK; this comes from the coding sequence ATGTCTGGTCGTGGCAAGCAAGGAGGCAAGGCCCGCGCCAAGGCCAAGTCGCGCTCGTCCCGCGCTGGCCTTCAGTTCCCGGTAGGGCGAGTGCATCGCTTGCTGCGCAAAGGCAACTATGCGGAGCGAGTGGGGGCCGGCGCGCCCGTCTACATGGCTGCGGTCCTCGAGTATCTGACCGCCGAGATCCTGGAGCTGGCGGGCAACGCGGCTCGGGACAACAAGAAGACGCGCATCATCCCTCGTCACCTCCAGCTGGCCATCCGCAACGACGAGGAACTGAACAAGCTGCTGGGCAAAGTCACCATCGCCCAGGGCGGCGTCTTGCCTAACATCCAGGCCGTACTGCTCCCTAAGAAGACGGAGAGTCaccacaaggcaaagggcaagtGA
- the H3C15 gene encoding histone H3: MARTKQTARKSTGGKAPRKQLATKAARKSAPATGGVKKPHRYRPGTVALREIRRYQKSTELLIRKLPFQRLVREIAQDFKTDLRFQSSAVMALQEASEAYLVGLFEDTNLCAIHAKRVTIMPKDIQLARRIRGERA, encoded by the coding sequence ATGGCCCGTACTAAGCAGACTGCTCGCAAGTCGACCGGCGGCAAGGCCCCGAGGAAGCAGCTGGCCACCAAGGCGGCCCGCAAGAGCGCGCCGGCCACGGGCGGGGTGAAGAAGCCGCACCGCTACCGGCCCGGCACCGTGGCCCTGCGGGAGATCCGGCGCTACCAGAAGTCCACGGAGCTGCTGATCCGCAAGCTGCCCTTCCAGCGGCTGGTACGCGAGATCGCGCAGGACTTTAAGACGGACCTGCGCTTCCAGAGCTCGGCCGTGATGGCGCTGCAGGAGGCCAGCGAGGCCTACCTGGTGGGGCTGTTCGAAGACACAAACCTGTGCGCCATCCACGCCAAGCGCGTGACCATTATGCCCAAGGACATCCAGCTGGCCCGCCGCATCCGTGGAGAGCGGGCTTAA